Proteins encoded together in one Drosophila busckii strain San Diego stock center, stock number 13000-0081.31 unplaced genomic scaffold, ASM1175060v1 chrUn_05, whole genome shotgun sequence window:
- the LOC117134994 gene encoding LOW QUALITY PROTEIN: flightin-like (The sequence of the model RefSeq protein was modified relative to this genomic sequence to represent the inferred CDS: inserted 1 base in 1 codon) — protein MADEEDPWGFDDGEDAEPASQPAAAIEVIPSKPESVISEHKSEISQQMELGLKQENVVQTDLDVKAPPPPPEVDGYRKPVQLYRHWVRPKFLQYKYMYNYRTNYYDDVIDYLDKKQVGEAXQTCAERVLRTRNIK, from the exons ATGGCGGACGAAGAAGATCCTTGGGGGTTCGATGATGGTGAAGATGCTGAACCTGCAAGTcaacctgctgctgctattgaaGTTATACCATCAAAGCCTGAAAGTGTAATCTCTGAACATAAATCGGAAATATCCCAGCAAATGGAGCTTGGGTTGAAACAAGAAAATGTAGTACAGACCGATCTTGATGTTAAGGCACCTCCACCTCCACCAGAAGTTGATGGCTACAGGAAACCAGTTCAACTATATCGACATTGGGTCAG ACCCAAATTTCTTCAgtacaaatatatgtacaattATAGAACTAATTATTACGACGATGTAATAGATTATTTGGATAAAAAACAGGTTGGTGAAG CTCAGACATGTGCAGAAAGGGTTCTCCGGACACGCAACATTAAGTGA